From Bordetella flabilis, the proteins below share one genomic window:
- the tssB gene encoding type VI secretion system contractile sheath small subunit has product MTTTLKGSGQKFIARNRAPRVQIEYDVEIYGAERKVQLPFVMGVLADLAGRSDSPQPDIGERKFLNIDIDNFDERMKSIRPRVAYQVPNTLTGEGNLSVDITFESIDDFSPATVARKVGPLNELLSARTQLANLLTYMDGKTGAEELIGKVLENPALLNALAAAPKPADRASDADDAAPAAGAN; this is encoded by the coding sequence ATGACAACCACCTTGAAAGGCAGCGGCCAGAAGTTCATCGCGCGCAATCGTGCGCCGCGCGTGCAGATCGAATACGACGTCGAAATCTATGGCGCCGAGCGCAAGGTCCAGTTGCCGTTCGTGATGGGCGTGCTGGCCGACCTGGCAGGCCGTTCCGACTCGCCGCAGCCGGATATCGGCGAACGCAAGTTCCTCAACATCGACATCGACAACTTCGACGAACGCATGAAGTCCATCCGTCCGCGCGTCGCCTACCAGGTGCCCAACACCCTGACCGGCGAGGGCAACCTGAGCGTGGACATTACGTTCGAGAGCATCGACGACTTTTCCCCCGCCACGGTGGCGCGCAAGGTGGGTCCGCTGAACGAACTGCTCAGCGCGCGCACGCAACTGGCCAACCTGCTGACCTACATGGACGGCAAGACCGGCGCGGAGGAACTGATCGGCAAGGTGCTGGAAAACCCGGCGCTGCTGAACGCGCTGGCCGCCGCGCCCAAGCCGGCGGATCGCGCATCCGATGCCGATGACGCCGCGCCCGCGGCCGGCGCCAACTGA
- the tssC gene encoding type VI secretion system contractile sheath large subunit, translated as MTAMAQRADNRADPALEADDLSALLKKEFKPKTEQAREAVEHAVRTLAHQALQNSGVGLSSDAYRTIQAIIAEIDRKMSEQINVIMHQADFQQLEGAWRGLHYLVSNTETDELLKIRVMCISKQELGRTLKRHKGVGWDQSPIFKRVYEEEYGQFGGEPVGCLVGDYYFDHSPPDVELLGEMARISAAAHCPFIAGASPNVMQMDSWQELANPRDLTKIFTNTEYAAWRSLRESEDARYIGLAMPRFLARLPYGARTNPVDDFDFEEDTDGASHDRYTWANSAYAMAANINRSFKLYGWCTSIRGVESGGAVENLPCHTFPTDDGGVDMKCPTEIAISDRREAELAKNGFMPLVHRKNSDFAAFIGAQSLQKPQDYYDADAAANAKLSARLPYLFACCRFAHYLKCIVRDKIGSFRERNDMERWLNDWIMNYVDGDPVNSSQETKARKPLAAAEVQVQEIEDNPGYYSAKFFLRPHYQLEGLTVSLRLVSKLPSLKQNEG; from the coding sequence ATGACTGCGATGGCCCAACGCGCCGACAACCGCGCCGACCCGGCACTGGAAGCGGACGACCTGTCCGCCCTGCTGAAGAAGGAGTTCAAGCCCAAGACCGAGCAGGCGCGCGAGGCGGTGGAGCACGCGGTACGCACCCTGGCCCACCAGGCGCTGCAGAACAGCGGGGTGGGGCTTTCCTCGGACGCCTACCGAACCATCCAGGCCATCATCGCGGAGATCGACCGCAAGATGTCCGAGCAGATCAACGTCATCATGCACCAGGCGGACTTCCAGCAACTGGAAGGCGCGTGGCGCGGATTGCATTACCTGGTATCGAACACCGAGACCGACGAGCTGCTGAAGATCCGCGTGATGTGCATCTCCAAGCAGGAGCTGGGCCGCACGCTCAAGCGCCACAAGGGCGTGGGCTGGGACCAGAGCCCGATCTTCAAGCGCGTCTACGAGGAAGAGTACGGCCAGTTCGGCGGCGAGCCGGTCGGCTGCCTGGTCGGCGACTACTACTTCGACCACAGCCCGCCGGACGTCGAACTGCTGGGCGAGATGGCCCGCATCTCCGCGGCGGCGCACTGTCCGTTCATTGCGGGAGCGTCGCCCAATGTCATGCAGATGGATTCGTGGCAGGAGCTGGCCAATCCGCGCGACCTGACCAAGATCTTCACCAATACCGAATACGCCGCCTGGCGCAGCCTGCGCGAATCGGAAGACGCGCGCTATATCGGCCTGGCCATGCCGCGCTTCCTGGCCCGCCTGCCCTACGGCGCGCGCACCAATCCCGTCGACGATTTCGACTTCGAGGAAGACACCGACGGCGCCAGCCACGACCGCTATACCTGGGCCAATTCCGCCTATGCCATGGCGGCCAACATCAACCGCTCGTTCAAGCTGTACGGCTGGTGTACGTCCATACGCGGCGTGGAGTCGGGCGGCGCGGTGGAGAACCTGCCTTGCCACACCTTCCCCACCGACGACGGCGGCGTGGACATGAAGTGCCCGACGGAAATCGCCATCAGCGACCGTCGCGAGGCTGAACTGGCCAAGAACGGCTTCATGCCGCTGGTGCACCGCAAGAACTCCGACTTCGCGGCCTTCATCGGCGCCCAGTCCCTGCAGAAGCCGCAGGACTACTACGACGCCGACGCGGCCGCCAACGCCAAGCTGTCCGCGCGCCTGCCCTATCTGTTCGCCTGCTGCCGCTTCGCGCATTACCTGAAGTGCATCGTGCGCGACAAGATCGGTTCCTTCCGCGAGCGCAACGACATGGAGCGCTGGCTGAACGACTGGATCATGAACTATGTCGACGGCGACCCGGTGAACTCCTCCCAGGAAACCAAGGCGCGCAAGCCGCTGGCCGCCGCCGAGGTGCAGGTACAGGAGATCGAGGACAACCCCGGGTATTACTCCGCCAAGTTTTTCCTGCGGCCGCACTACCAGCTCGAAGGGCTGACCGTGTCGCTGCGGCTCGTCTCCAAGCTGCCGTCGCTCAAGCAGAACGAGGGCTAG
- a CDS encoding Hcp family type VI secretion system effector — protein MAVDIFMKIDGANGESKDANHKDWSDVLSFSWGATQPGNMASGGGLGAGKASFNDLHVVARIDKASPAVMKHCASGKHLSKVELSMCKAGGAQVEYSKITLEDVLVSSVQMSGDGGSESGVLVNYAFQAAKVKQQYWEQTDKGGKGAETLVAWDIKQNKEVG, from the coding sequence GTGGCTGTTGACATTTTCATGAAGATCGACGGAGCCAATGGCGAGTCGAAAGACGCGAACCACAAGGACTGGAGCGACGTCCTGTCGTTTTCGTGGGGCGCCACGCAACCGGGCAACATGGCCAGCGGCGGCGGATTGGGCGCCGGCAAGGCCAGCTTCAACGACCTGCATGTCGTGGCGCGCATCGACAAGGCGTCGCCCGCGGTGATGAAGCATTGTGCTAGCGGCAAGCACCTGAGCAAGGTCGAACTGTCGATGTGCAAGGCGGGCGGCGCGCAGGTCGAATACTCCAAGATCACGCTGGAGGACGTGCTGGTGTCCTCGGTCCAGATGTCCGGCGACGGCGGATCGGAATCGGGCGTGCTGGTGAACTATGCCTTCCAGGCCGCCAAGGTCAAGCAGCAGTACTGGGAGCAGACCGACAAGGGCGGCAAGGGCGCCGAAACGCTGGTGGCCTGGGACATCAAGCAGAACAAGGAGGTTGGCTGA
- a CDS encoding type VI secretion system accessory protein TagJ, with the protein MPRTAVTLQEGSLSGHRDTVAAQIRRHPGDADLRAQLFQLLAADAEWERAGEQLRLCAELNPQAAPMALMYDRAMGAERRREAVLAGDMAEPFFPGPRPPWADMLLQALRQDATAPAESAALRAAALEEADAKAGVLHTGTSPAPQAFQWIGDGDSRLGPVFEFIAGEHYAWLPFSYVRAARLLPPEGLCDLLWAQAEITLADGRVLHGLIPARYPAGRGQRFADQADSVKLGRVTEWVPLHGDSYAGVGQKTWITDQGEHPLLDTRVLEHD; encoded by the coding sequence ATGCCCAGGACCGCCGTCACGTTGCAGGAAGGCAGCCTGTCCGGGCATCGGGACACGGTCGCCGCGCAGATTCGCCGCCATCCCGGCGACGCGGACCTGCGCGCGCAACTGTTCCAGTTGCTGGCCGCCGACGCCGAATGGGAGCGGGCGGGCGAACAACTGCGGCTGTGCGCGGAACTCAACCCGCAGGCCGCGCCCATGGCGCTGATGTACGACCGCGCCATGGGGGCGGAACGTCGACGTGAAGCCGTGCTCGCCGGTGACATGGCGGAGCCTTTTTTCCCCGGTCCCCGGCCGCCCTGGGCCGACATGCTGTTGCAAGCCTTGCGCCAGGACGCGACCGCGCCTGCGGAATCGGCGGCCCTGCGCGCAGCCGCCCTGGAGGAGGCCGACGCAAAGGCCGGCGTCCTGCACACCGGCACCTCGCCGGCGCCGCAAGCCTTCCAGTGGATCGGCGATGGCGACAGCCGGCTGGGTCCGGTCTTTGAGTTCATCGCCGGCGAGCACTACGCGTGGTTGCCGTTTTCCTATGTGCGCGCGGCGCGCCTGCTGCCTCCCGAAGGCCTGTGCGACCTGCTCTGGGCACAGGCGGAAATCACGCTGGCCGACGGCCGGGTGCTGCATGGCTTGATTCCTGCGCGCTATCCGGCCGGGCGCGGCCAGCGCTTCGCCGACCAGGCGGACAGCGTCAAGCTCGGCCGGGTCACGGAGTGGGTGCCGCTGCACGGCGACAGCTACGCGGGCGTGGGCCAGAAAACATGGATCACCGACCAGGGCGAACACCCCCTGCTCGATACACGGGTCCTGGAGCACGACTGA
- the tssE gene encoding type VI secretion system baseplate subunit TssE has protein sequence MGAADRAAVPAWEPLPRGERAARDRLQPSLLDRLMDDEPNKREEPRESSMLTHAQLREVVLRDLRWLLNTVNLETTDDLSPYPRASGSVVNFGVHAMAGKRMSEIDWIDVEDSIRCAIAAFEPRILDSSVEVRCVTDTGTLEHHNVLSLEIKGMLWCVPHPLEFLFRTDIDLESGHMDLRDLGGY, from the coding sequence ATGGGCGCCGCCGATCGCGCCGCCGTCCCCGCTTGGGAGCCCTTGCCGCGCGGCGAGCGCGCGGCCCGCGACCGCCTGCAGCCTTCGCTGCTGGACCGCCTGATGGATGACGAGCCCAACAAGCGCGAGGAACCGCGCGAGTCCTCCATGCTGACCCACGCGCAACTGCGCGAGGTCGTGCTGCGCGACCTACGCTGGCTGTTGAACACCGTCAACCTGGAAACCACCGACGACCTGTCGCCCTATCCCCGCGCCAGCGGATCGGTGGTGAACTTCGGCGTGCACGCGATGGCCGGCAAGCGCATGTCGGAGATCGACTGGATAGACGTCGAGGACTCGATCCGCTGCGCCATCGCGGCCTTCGAGCCGCGCATCCTGGACTCTTCGGTCGAAGTGCGCTGCGTCACGGATACCGGCACGCTGGAACATCACAACGTGCTGAGCCTCGAAATCAAGGGCATGTTGTGGTGCGTGCCGCATCCCCTGGAATTCCTGTTCCGTACCGATATCGACCTGGAGAGCGGCCATATGGACCTGCGCGACCTGGGGGGCTATTGA
- the tssF gene encoding type VI secretion system baseplate subunit TssF, giving the protein MDTRLLDYYNRELVYLRELGAEFAQHYPKVAGRLGMHATEVADPYVERLLEGFSFLTARIHMKMDAEFPRFSQRLLEVVYPNYLAPTPAMAVVRFDPSMNEGTLAGGFELPRGTLLRGKVPRGEQTPAEFMTGHRVKLWPLRVVDASFGPPPPDLPLARLGLGGRGRGVLSALRIRLEVAGGARLEDLDLDQLTFYLNGQDLQMQRLLEVIMGHTLAVLGHDSTRPVAWINAMPASAVRHEGFDDDQALLPADTRVFQGYRLLQEYFAFPRRYLFFSLNGLKRGLRTPVESGTRRETRAFELTLLFSAAAPELEGAIAADNLPLHCAPVINLFPKRADRVAITPRTSEYHVVVDRTRPLDYEVFSLTRVTGHASAERPEQEFRPFYGSVFSDPDDYGAYYSMRREPRLISDAARRNGTRTGYTGSEVYLSLVDRREAPFSGQLRHLTLETLCTNRDLAVLLPLGTPTDLTLRVSAPVSAVKVLHGPTRPHPALAEDAATWHLISHLGLNYLSLTDLDTEAGAQTLREMLTIYGNLADPAVRKHIAGVRHVRATPVHHRLPTPGPIVYGRGVRIALEVDEGAFSGISPYLFGAVLEKFFARHVSINMMSELVLSTLQRGEIARWKPRMGDRPAV; this is encoded by the coding sequence ATGGATACGCGGCTGCTGGACTACTACAACCGCGAACTCGTCTACCTGCGCGAACTGGGGGCGGAGTTCGCGCAGCACTATCCCAAGGTCGCGGGCCGGTTGGGCATGCACGCGACGGAGGTCGCGGACCCCTATGTCGAACGCCTGCTGGAAGGCTTCAGCTTCCTGACGGCGCGCATCCACATGAAGATGGATGCCGAATTCCCGCGCTTTTCGCAGCGGCTGCTTGAAGTCGTCTATCCCAACTATCTGGCGCCCACGCCGGCCATGGCGGTCGTGCGCTTCGACCCCAGCATGAACGAAGGCACGCTGGCCGGCGGCTTCGAACTGCCGCGCGGCACCCTGCTGCGCGGCAAGGTCCCGCGCGGCGAGCAGACGCCGGCCGAGTTCATGACCGGACACCGCGTCAAGCTGTGGCCGTTGCGCGTGGTGGACGCGTCGTTCGGCCCGCCGCCTCCCGACCTGCCACTGGCGCGCCTGGGCCTGGGTGGCCGCGGGCGTGGCGTGCTGAGCGCCCTGCGCATACGGCTGGAAGTAGCAGGCGGCGCGCGCCTGGAAGACCTGGACCTGGACCAGTTGACGTTCTACCTGAACGGCCAGGACCTGCAGATGCAGCGCCTGCTGGAGGTCATCATGGGCCATACCTTGGCCGTGCTCGGCCACGACAGCACCCGCCCCGTGGCCTGGATCAACGCCATGCCGGCCAGCGCCGTGCGGCATGAAGGCTTCGACGACGACCAGGCCTTGCTGCCGGCCGACACGCGGGTGTTCCAGGGATACCGGCTGCTGCAGGAGTACTTCGCCTTCCCGCGCCGCTACCTGTTCTTCAGCCTCAATGGGCTGAAGCGCGGGCTGCGCACGCCGGTCGAATCCGGCACACGCCGCGAGACGCGCGCCTTCGAGCTGACCCTGCTGTTCTCGGCTGCGGCGCCGGAACTGGAAGGCGCCATCGCCGCCGACAACCTGCCCCTGCATTGCGCGCCGGTGATCAACCTGTTCCCCAAGCGCGCCGACCGCGTCGCGATCACGCCGCGCACCTCGGAATACCACGTCGTGGTGGACCGCACGCGTCCGCTGGACTACGAAGTATTCAGCCTCACCCGCGTTACCGGCCACGCCTCGGCGGAGCGTCCGGAGCAGGAGTTCCGCCCTTTCTACGGCTCGGTCTTCAGCGATCCCGACGACTACGGGGCGTACTACTCCATGCGGCGCGAACCGCGGCTGATCTCCGACGCCGCACGCCGCAACGGCACGCGCACCGGCTACACCGGCAGCGAGGTCTACCTGTCGCTGGTGGACCGCCGCGAGGCCCCGTTTTCCGGACAGCTGCGCCACCTGACGCTGGAAACGCTGTGCACCAACCGTGACCTGGCGGTCCTGCTGCCGCTGGGCACGCCGACCGACCTGACCTTGCGCGTGTCCGCCCCCGTCAGTGCGGTCAAGGTGCTGCATGGCCCGACGCGGCCGCATCCCGCGCTGGCCGAAGACGCCGCCACCTGGCACCTGATCAGCCACCTGGGGCTGAACTACCTGAGCCTGACCGACCTGGACACCGAAGCCGGCGCGCAGACGCTGCGCGAGATGCTGACGATCTACGGCAACCTGGCCGACCCGGCGGTGCGCAAGCATATCGCCGGCGTGCGCCACGTGCGCGCGACGCCCGTGCATCACCGGCTGCCCACGCCCGGCCCCATCGTCTACGGCCGCGGCGTGCGCATCGCGCTGGAGGTCGACGAAGGCGCTTTCTCCGGCATCAGTCCCTATCTCTTCGGCGCCGTACTGGAAAAGTTCTTCGCCCGCCACGTGTCGATCAACATGATGTCCGAGCTGGTCCTGTCCACGCTGCAACGCGGCGAGATCGCCCGCTGGAAACCGCGCATGGGCGACCGCCCGGCGGTATAG
- a CDS encoding DUF3540 domain-containing protein: MKTATAARPHPVYDPVHLLGRVSGREQDGRYRVECDGRAWHARRAASCLLVPAQGDEVLISGPDPSRVYLIAVTEQADPRHTRLEMAGDVVMGSADGDVALESPRAVTLRGQDAVRVETAAFSLQASDARCVTDRMRYVATEVQATVGMTRLIGKACEAVLDRLSTISRLSFRTIQEVEQVRAGTLDYEAEQAVRLHGEYTLVTGHELVKVDAKQIHMG, encoded by the coding sequence ATGAAGACCGCCACGGCAGCCCGCCCCCACCCCGTCTACGATCCTGTCCATTTGCTCGGGCGCGTGTCGGGCCGCGAGCAGGACGGCCGCTATCGGGTCGAATGCGATGGCCGTGCCTGGCACGCTCGCCGCGCCGCCAGCTGCCTGCTCGTGCCGGCGCAAGGCGACGAGGTGCTGATCAGCGGGCCCGATCCCAGCCGCGTCTACCTGATCGCCGTGACCGAACAGGCGGATCCGCGCCACACGCGGCTGGAGATGGCGGGCGATGTGGTCATGGGCTCGGCCGACGGCGACGTGGCGCTGGAAAGTCCCCGCGCAGTGACCCTGCGCGGACAGGACGCCGTGCGCGTGGAGACTGCCGCCTTCTCGCTGCAAGCGAGTGACGCTCGCTGCGTTACGGATCGCATGCGCTACGTGGCGACCGAGGTCCAGGCCACGGTCGGCATGACGCGCCTGATCGGCAAGGCCTGCGAGGCGGTACTCGACCGCCTGTCGACGATCAGCCGGCTGAGCTTCCGCACCATCCAGGAGGTGGAACAGGTACGCGCCGGCACGCTGGACTACGAGGCCGAGCAGGCCGTTCGCCTGCATGGCGAGTACACCCTGGTCACCGGCCACGAACTGGTGAAGGTCGATGCCAAGCAGATCCACATGGGCTAG
- the tssG gene encoding type VI secretion system baseplate subunit TssG, with product MPSRSTWASAVAQRRSPALPAEFWRGLEDAPYAHDLFNTLRWIDARAGGRAPLGRDTLPRNEPVRLRQEPSMAFAPSTLAAARAAQPGRPPELSIYSFGLFGPNGPLPLHLTEHARERMHHYRDRTLSAFADIFHHRLILLFYRAWADAQSTVSLDRGDEGYTRYVASLLHMGLPSMRRRDTVGDHAKYFMAGHLLRQTRNPEGLKHILQGYFQVPVRIDEFVPQWIRLEPAQRLALGSPMGLGRDTVLGAAVRDVQHKFRIELGPMDRAAYGAFLPGGKRALQLMHWVRHYIGVEFAWDVRPMLHRREAGGVSLGARQPLGLATWLGLRRPAQGDAGDLLLDYESRARIARRVPTAPQPPTEETTQ from the coding sequence ATGCCAAGCAGATCCACATGGGCTAGCGCGGTGGCACAGCGGCGGTCTCCCGCGCTGCCCGCGGAGTTCTGGCGCGGCCTGGAAGATGCGCCCTACGCGCACGACCTGTTCAATACGCTGCGTTGGATCGATGCGCGCGCTGGCGGCCGCGCGCCGCTGGGACGCGACACCCTGCCCCGCAACGAGCCGGTGCGCCTGCGCCAGGAGCCCTCGATGGCGTTCGCGCCCTCGACCCTGGCCGCTGCACGCGCGGCGCAACCGGGCCGGCCGCCGGAGCTGTCCATCTACAGCTTCGGCCTGTTCGGTCCGAACGGCCCGCTGCCGCTGCACCTGACCGAGCATGCGCGCGAGCGCATGCACCATTACCGCGACCGCACTTTGTCCGCGTTCGCCGACATCTTCCATCACCGGCTCATCCTGCTGTTCTACCGAGCCTGGGCCGACGCCCAGAGTACCGTCAGCCTGGATCGCGGCGACGAAGGCTATACCCGCTATGTCGCCAGCCTGCTGCATATGGGCCTGCCATCGATGCGGCGGCGCGATACGGTCGGCGACCACGCCAAATACTTCATGGCGGGCCATCTGCTGCGGCAGACGCGCAACCCGGAAGGCCTGAAGCACATCCTGCAAGGCTATTTCCAGGTGCCGGTGCGCATCGACGAGTTCGTGCCGCAGTGGATACGACTGGAGCCCGCGCAGCGCCTGGCGCTGGGCAGTCCCATGGGATTGGGACGCGACACCGTCCTGGGCGCGGCCGTGCGCGATGTACAGCACAAGTTCCGCATCGAACTCGGGCCCATGGACCGCGCCGCGTATGGCGCCTTCCTGCCGGGCGGCAAGCGGGCGCTGCAGCTGATGCATTGGGTGCGGCATTACATCGGCGTGGAGTTCGCCTGGGACGTGCGGCCCATGTTGCACCGGCGCGAGGCCGGCGGCGTAAGCCTGGGCGCCCGCCAACCGCTCGGGCTGGCGACATGGCTGGGCCTGCGCCGTCCGGCGCAGGGCGATGCCGGCGACCTGCTGCTCGACTACGAAAGCCGCGCGCGCATCGCGCGCCGCGTTCCCACCGCCCCCCAACCGCCCACCGAGGAGACGACGCAGTGA
- a CDS encoding tlde1 domain-containing protein translates to MKHDMFYDGQLLDWPGHGKFRASSGMPGHQTPDQFCISDGGPIPPGYYKVLLADRGPAQDDGRDVCALKPAWGVQAIPRGTAAGECEPYWANWGWNRARMEPADAATRNRCTPARGGFYLHDSIKGYSHGCIEVEGRIFPLLRTYVRSSQRVSMILKVEYVAGRTTYGGTRVQ, encoded by the coding sequence GTGAAGCACGACATGTTCTATGACGGCCAGCTGCTGGACTGGCCGGGCCATGGCAAATTCCGCGCCAGCAGCGGCATGCCGGGACACCAGACGCCCGACCAGTTCTGCATCAGCGACGGCGGCCCCATTCCGCCGGGCTACTACAAGGTGCTGCTGGCCGACCGCGGGCCGGCGCAGGACGACGGCCGCGATGTGTGCGCGCTGAAGCCCGCCTGGGGCGTGCAGGCGATTCCGCGCGGTACCGCCGCCGGCGAGTGCGAACCGTATTGGGCCAACTGGGGCTGGAACCGCGCTCGCATGGAGCCCGCGGACGCGGCGACACGCAACCGGTGCACACCGGCGCGCGGCGGCTTCTACCTGCACGATTCGATCAAGGGCTACAGCCACGGCTGCATCGAGGTCGAGGGCCGCATCTTCCCCTTGCTGCGCACCTACGTGCGCAGCAGCCAGCGCGTATCCATGATCCTGAAGGTGGAGTACGTAGCCGGCCGCACCACCTATGGAGGCACACGTGTCCAATAA
- a CDS encoding DUF2195 family protein yields MSNKAPIPAALATLAALVALAPGSAHAAPVAPLTLDNPLQACLAIRPGLRTTTGGMLLQDIALDVNKPVGACGCTSAMLDYRAEVVLEGGRRSALQQGRFGATSSGTRTLTLASDTRLVGDRPIALSLHCAPAD; encoded by the coding sequence GTGTCCAATAAGGCCCCGATCCCTGCGGCGCTGGCCACCCTGGCGGCGCTGGTGGCCCTGGCCCCCGGGTCCGCCCATGCCGCGCCGGTCGCGCCGCTGACGCTCGACAACCCGCTGCAGGCCTGCCTTGCGATCCGGCCCGGCCTGCGCACGACGACCGGCGGCATGCTGCTGCAGGACATCGCCCTGGACGTGAACAAGCCCGTGGGCGCATGCGGCTGCACGTCGGCCATGCTGGACTACCGCGCCGAGGTCGTGCTGGAAGGCGGACGGCGCAGCGCGCTGCAACAGGGGCGCTTCGGCGCCACGTCGTCCGGCACGCGCACGCTGACGCTGGCCAGCGATACACGCCTGGTCGGCGATCGCCCCATCGCGCTGTCCCTGCATTGCGCCCCCGCCGACTGA